GTGGGCTGCGGACTGGGAGCGGGCGACGGGGACGACACCCGCCGACGGGACGGTCATCAGCGTCGGCGACTGGGGCGAAGACGACGCGACGCCGAGCCGATGGACCATCGAGACGGTCGACCACGCCGGCGACCTGACGACGCTCGGGATCACGCTCAGCGAGTTTCTCGAGGCGGAGCCGAGCGAGGGCGCGGGCCACAAGCGGCTCTGTTTCGACTCGCTGACGGCGCTGCTGCAGTTCATCGACCTGAAACAGGCGTTCCAGTTCCTCCACGTGATCACGGGCCGGGTGTCCTCGGCCGGGGCGGTGGCCCACTACCACCTCGACCCCGAGGCTCACGACGAACAGACGGTGGCGACGATCCGCGGGCTGTTCGACGCCGTCGTCGAGGTCGACGACCGCGGCGACTGGGCGGTCACGACCCGGTGAGACAAACGGTCGTTTGAGTTACCGCAATCTGTTTTTTACAGGGCTGCAACGACTGAGGTATGCGACGACGCAGTTTCCTGACGGGCACCGCCGCCGCAACCGCACTCGCAGTCGCCGGCTGCCTGCAAGAGCCCGGCGACCGCGGCGACGGCTCCAGTCCGGAGACGACCGACGACGGGGCGGGGCCGGGCAGCCAACCGGAGGGCACCGGGGAAGCCGGGACGCCGACCGACGAGTCCGGAACGGCGACCGACGAGCCAGAACCGACCGCAGTCGAGGGATCGAGCGGCCAGGCGTGGGGGAGCGGCGGGCGCATGAACGGCGTCGACTTCTCGTTCAGTTCCCAGAGCCCGGAGACGGGCGAGGACCGCGACGAGGCGGACATCACGCGGGACGACGAGATGGGGGCGGTCCGCGTCGACGGGACGATCAGCGGGAGCGACAGCTGCAAGCGGGCCAAGCTGGGCTCGCTGGACTACGACGAGGCGGCGGGAACGCTCGCCGTCGGCGTCGAGACGACCGAGATCGAAAACTGCGAGGCGGGCGCCCAGGCGCTCGTCGGGATCGACTACGAGGGGACCTTCGAGGTCGACGGCGACCTCCCGAGCGAGGTGACGGTCAGCCACGACGGGCAAGAGATCGCCGGCGCGAGCTACGCCAGCGACAGCGCGAGCGCGACCGAGTCCGGGACCGGGGACGCGACGTAGACTTAAGGGCGGGAACGACGCAGCTCCCGGTATGGATCGACGAGCGCAGGAACCGCCGGGCGGCGCGGGGGCTGGCGAGCGACGGCAACGCTTAAACGGAGTCCAGCCCTGCACTTGCACAGTATGGGTGCGATAGAGGACATCTACGCGGATCTGGAGACCGACGAGGTCGCGGAGGAGGAGTTCCGCGAGGCCGTCGAGCAGAAGATCGAACAGATGGGTGGCCTCGCGGACGAGGAGACCGCGGCGATGCTCATCGCGCACGAACTCGCGGACGGGGAGGTCAACGGCGTCGCGGACATCGAGCCCGGCATGGACGAGGTGAAGTTCATCGCGAAGGTGATGGCCGTCGGCGACCTGCGGACCTTCGAGCGCGACGGCGAGGACGAGGACGGCCGCGTCATCAACGTCGAGGTGGCCGACGAGACGGGCGCGGTCACCCTATCCTTCTGGGACCAGCAGGCCGCCTCCATCGACGACGGCCAGCTCGACGTCGGCGACGTCCTCCGGATCAAGGGCCGACCGAAAGAGGGCTACAACGGCCTCGAGGTGAGCGTCGACAAGGCCGAGCCGGACGACGAGGAGACGATCGACGTCCAGCCCGGCGGGGCGACGACGATCGACGGCCTGACGCTCGGCCAGTCGGACGTCAACGTCCGCGGGCTGGTGCTCGACACCGAGTCGGTCCGGACGTTCGACCGCGACGACGGCTCGGAGGGCCGGGTCGCGAACCTCTCGCTGGGCGACGAGACCGGCCGCGTCCGCGTGACGATGTGGGACGAGCGAGCCGACCGGGCCGAGGAACTGTCCGCGGGGACGGCCGTCGAGGTGGTCGACGGGTACGTCCGCGAGCGCGACGGCGACCTCGAACTCCACGTCGGCGAGCACGGTGCGGTCGAGGCGATCGAGGAGACGGTCGAGTTCACGCCGGAGACCGCACCCATCGACGGCGTGGAGATCGGCCAGCAGGTCGACATCGGCGGCGTGATCCGCTCGGCGGACCCGAAACGCACGTTCGACCGCGACGACGGCTCCGAGGGCCAGGTCCGGAACGTCAGAGTGCAGGACCAGACCGGCGACATCCGCGTCGCGCTCTGGGGCGACAAGGCCGACAAGGAGCTCCAGCCGGGCGACGAGGTGTTCCTCGCGGACGTGGAGATCGACGACGGCTGGCAGGACGACCTCGAGGCCTCCGCGAACTGGCGCTCCACGGTCGTCGTCCTCGAGGACGGGGCGACGACGGAACCGGTCGATACTGCGGGCGGTAGCGGCGGCGCGGCCGGCGGCGCGAGCGACGGCGCGGCCACCGGGCTGGACGCCTTCGCAGACGGAGAGACGGCAGAGAGCGACGGCGGCACGGCCACCGCCGCGGTCGACGGAGCGGACGATGGCCGGAGCGACGACGGCGACGGAGACGGCGAACTCGTCGAGTTCACTGGCACGGTGGTCCAGACCGGTGAACCGGTCGTGCTGGACGACGGCGAGGAGACGATGAGCGTCGAGACGGGCGCGACGCTCCAGCTGGGCCAGGAAGTGACCGCACGCGGGCGGGTGACGGACGGCCGCCTGGACGCCGAGGACGTCTTCTGAGCCGGCGCAACTGGCTCACGGAAAGCCTTAAGACCGCGACAGTCCCGGTATTCGGTATGAGCGTCGAGCTCCCGTTCGCGCCGGTCGACTCGGTCATTCGACGGAACGCAGGGACGCTTCGGGTCAGCGCCGGGGCGGCCGAGGAACTGGCTCGACGGATCCAGGAGCGGGGCGCACGCCTCGCCGTCGACGCCGCGGAGGCGGCGACCGCGGACGGGCGAAAGACGCTGATGGCCGAGGACTTCGGCGTCTCGTCGACCCCGGACAAGGACGACCTGGAACTCCCGATCGCGCCGATCGACCGGATCGCGCGGCTCGACATCGACGAGGCCTACCGGGTGTCGATGGACGCCCGGATCGCGCTGGCCGAACAGCTCGAGGCGTTCGCCGACGACGTGGCCGCCGCCGCGACGGTGCTGGCCCGCCACGCCGACCGGCGGACCGTCAAGGCCGAGGACGTCGAGGCGTACTTCGAACTCGCGCAGTACTTCGGATGAACTTCGGCTACCACGAGCACTGCCTCGACCACGAGACCGGCTACCGCCACCCGGAGAGTCCCGACCGGCTCCGGGCGATCCGGCGGTCGCTGGCCCGACAACACGGCGTCGAGTACGTCGCCGCCGACCCCGCGCCCGAGTCGGCCGTCACCGCGGTCCACGACGCCGGCTACGTGAGCGCCATCAAGGACTTCTGCGAGGGGGGTGGCGGCGACTGGGACGACGACACCGTCGCCGTCGAAGCCACCTGGGACGCCGCGCTGGCGGCCGCCGGGCAGGCCATCTGGGCCGCCGAACGGGCGCTCGCGGGCGACGACGGCCGTGACACGCCGTTCGCGCTGGGCCGTCCACCGGGCCACCACGCCGTCGAAGACGACGCGATGGGCTTCTGTTTCGTGAACAACGCCGCCGTCGCGGCGCAGGCGGCCATCGACGACTGCGACGCCGACGGGGTGGCGATCCTCGACTGGGACGTCCACCACGGCAACGGGATCCACGACATCTTCTACGAAGACGGCGACGTGTTCTACGCCTCCATCCACGAGGCCGGCCTCTACCCCGGCAGCGGCGACGTCGAGGAGACCGGCGAGGGGGAGGGCGAGGGGACGACGCTGAACGTTCCCCTCCCGCCGGGGTGTGGCGACGCCGACTACTGCGCCGCCGTCGACGAGTTCGTCGGCCCCGCCTTCCGCGAGTTCGACCCCGACCTGATTCTGGTGAGCGCCGGCTTCGACGCACATCGCCACGATCCCATCTCCCGGATGCGCGTCACGACGGAGGGGTACGGTGCCCTGACGGTCCGGATGCGGGAGGTCGCCGAGGCCGTCGACGCCGGCCTGGGCTTCGTCCTCGAAGGGGGCTACGGACTCGATACCCTGGCCGAGAGCGTCACGATGGTCCACGAGGTGTTCGACGGGCGCGAACCGGTCGAACCCGACGAGGACGCGACCGACCGCGCGCGGTCTATCTTCGGCGACCTCCGCGATCAGGGCTTCGGCGAGAAGTAGCCGGCCAGATCGGTCCCGAACGCGTCGGCGAGCGTCGCGACGTCCGCACCCACGAGTACTTCGTATCCCTCCCGGAGGGCGCTCTCGACGTGGGCCCCTAGCGCCACCTCGAAGAGGGCGTCGCTCTCGAGGAAGGCCTCGGCGCTCGTGAACTCCCGCTCCCGTTCGACCACGTAGCGATCCTCGACGACGAAGGGACCGTAGGGCGGGCGGTCGGGGGCAGAGGTGTCGGCGTCACCGTCGGTCACGCTCGATTCGGCGTACTTCCCGTAGAACCCCTCGGCGTGTTCGCGGACGTGGACCGGCGGGCCGGCGTGGCGTTCGACGGTCGGGCGCTCGGCGACGGCGAGTTCGAGGAAGAGGACCCCTCGCTCGCCGGTGAAGGCGGCGCTGCGGAACACGTCGAACCCCCGGCGGTCGAGTTCGCTCGCGACGCCACGGCGGGACTTGCGGAGCTGGGGCCAGAGCTGGTCGTCCACGAGATCCGGCGCTTCGAAGGTAACGGCGACCGGAGTCGTGCCGCGGGCGTCGAGCGCCGCCCGGACCCCGTCGGCGTCGAGGGGGTCGGGGTCGGCCGGTTCGAACAGGGACTCGCGGGGGTCTGCGAGCAGGTCGCGGGCGTAGTGCTGGAGGCGGGCGACGTTCTCGGGGGAGAGGGCGGCGGCGACGTTGCGTTCCGGGTCCGTGGGGTCGATCACGACGAGCGGGTCGTCGAAGGTCGCCTGACCGTGGTCCTTCGGGTCGAGTTCGACCGGCGGGTGCCAGTCGGCAGCCGCTTCGAGGAACGGGCGGAAGCCGCCGTACTCGAGGACGAGCAGTTCCGTGAGGTAGCCCGAGAAGCCGCGGGTCTTGAGGTTTGCGCCGTAGACGCCGATTCCCTTCAGGAAGGCCTTCGCGACCCGGACGTCGGCGGCGATTTCGTCGTCCAGCCGGGCTTCGAGGTAGGCGGTGTGGAACGGGGTGCGGTCGACGGCCGACTGGATGGCGGTGGCGTCGGCCACGTCGTAGCAGGGGACCAGGTCCACGGTGAAGCCCTCGAACTCGCCGACGGTGTAGGGGTGTTCGGCGTACTCCTCGCGGCCGTCGGGGAGGACGTCGGTCCCGACCTGCAGGCCGTACTCCTCGAGTCGCTCCCGATCCAGGTCGGCGGGGAAGCGGACGAACAGGTCAACGTCGCGGTCGCCGGCCAGCCAGGTGCCCCTGGCGGTACTGCCGACGAGGATCACGTCGGTCTCGACCGGCAGGTCGGCCGCGGCGGCCTCGGTGCGGTCGACCAGTCGGTCGGTGACCGCCCGGAGTCGCTCGCGTTCCTCGTCGTCGGGCGTGACCCGTTCGCGGACGGCCGCGACGACGGCCTCGAACTCCTCGCTCATGGAGTGGCGTATCCGACGACCCCGTGAAAGCGTGTCGATGCGCCGCGAAAGCGAAAGCCCTATCAAATAACTCCGGCTACTCGATGATGCGTACGAGCCGCCGTAGCTCAGCTGGTAGAGCACCTCGCTGTTACGGTGAGGAGGTCACGCCTGTTCACCGCAGAGACGAGGTTGTCCCAGGTTCGAACCCTGGCGGTGGCGCTTTCTCGGAACCCACCTCGAACAGCCGTCGCTCCGTCTGCAGTTGCTCGTGGTCCGTCGAGCCGGCGTGTCGAGAACGGGGGGTCGGTAGCGAACCGACCGCGACGGACGCCGCGTCCGTCGGCCCGGGCGCGAGGGGGTCGGCCCGAGTTCCCCGAGAGGGCTGTGAGTCGGCGGTGCGGGACGCCCCCGACACCCCCAACCCACCCACGTCAGCGGTGGGCGGCGCTGCATGCCGATGCCGTGTCAGAGTCACCCGGCATGCGACTAATCGTAGCGCCGGTCGGGTATTAGCTACTGTGCGGGTACTATCTATACGATCGATAGTATCGAAACTATCAATACTATCCTGTCAGTCGGTACGGACGACCGCGGGCCCGCAGTCCGGCGGTCGGAGACCGACATGCGCGAGATACGGGAAGTCCACGTCGCACCGCTGGGGTACGAGTACGACCGCATCCTGGAGCCCGCCCGGACCTACGACGCCGACGAGGTGTACCTGCTGGCCCCGGAGAACGCGACAGAGCACGCGCACTATCACGACGACCTGGCCGCCGAACTGGAGGCCGAGGGCGTCGAGGTGGCCTGGCGCTCGGTCGACCTGCACGACGTCTACGCCGTGCTGGGGATCGTGACCACGATCACCGCCGAGCACGCCGACGACATCGTCCGGGTCAACGTCGCGAGCGGGGCGAAACTGGCCGACATCGGCTGCGCCATCGCCTGCATGGCGACCGACGCCACCGCCTACTACGTCCACCCCGAGGACCACGTCCCGCCGCTCGATCGGGAGCCCCTGACCGAGGGCGTCGCCGACGTGGAGGTGTTGCCCTCCTACCCCGTCGAGACGCCGACGACCGACCAGGTGGCCGTGATGAATTACGTTCAGGAGGCGACGACGCAGGCCTACACGCCCAAGAAGTCCGATCTCATCGAGTACTCCGAGGAGGCGGCGCTGTCGTACGTGGTCGAGGCGAACCCGGCCAACGACAAGGCCAAGTTCGCGCTGTTGAACACCCACATCGTCGAGCCGCTGGTCGAGCGGGGGTACCTGGAGGTGGAGTCGGTCGGGCGGCAGAAGCAGGTCGGGCTGACCGACACCGGAGAGAACGCGCTGCGGGCGTTCCGGCACAAGCTCCGGGATCGGTGATCCCGACAGGCTAAAGAGCGGGGCCCCGAAAACGCCAGCATACGGGCCCTTAGCTTAGTCTGGTTAGAGCACCCGGCTCATACCAATCACTGACAGCGGTCAGGGATTGTGGGTAACCGGGCGGTCGGTGGTTCAAATCCGCCAGGGCCCACTTGCCGGCGCGAACAACTCGTGAGCGCCGGCAACGTGCAGCCCGCGGATTTGAAGCAGGGAGCAGCTTGCTGCGACCGAGGTTCACAATCCGCCAGGGCCCATTTCTCGCTGCGAGCAATTCGCGAGCGACGGCAACGTACCGCCCGCGGATTTGAACGAGGAGCCGAGATCCAGCTCGTGAAATATTTCGACGAACAGATCTGATTGCGCCACTTCGACGACCGTGAGAAATCCGTTCTCACGCAGTTCACGAACCACGTCCAGTCCATCATCTCCCGCTGTAAGTTCACTCCAGACCTGCTCCGGGATCGCAATCCCGGGAAACTGCGATTCGAGGAGATCGAGCCGATCGATCAGTGCGAGATTGAGAAGCGGGGACGTATCCGATACGACGAGACCGCTATCGGGCATATTCGAGGTCCTCGGCGAGTTCAGCATCCGTGTAATGACGGGGGATTTCGCGCTCACCGAGTAATTCGTGGAACTCACGCTTGGACAGGTCCGCCAACGCACGGGCCTTTCCGAACGAGAGGATATCACGTGCGTACAGAGACACGGCGAGTTCCTGTTTCATCGCCTACGACCGCTCCCCCTCCGGGATCTGCAACGCCTCGTAGACCTCGTCGTCGATCTCGATAGTAGCCATACCCGACTATTGGCAGACCCGATTATTGAGTGTTTGGCCCTCTTCTGGCTCGCAGCAGCGATTGGCGAGAGCGGCGGTTTTCAGATGGGAACACAATATCGAAGTGACCGCTACCAAATCGACGGTGTCACCACCTATCGTCCCGAAATGGGTACTGTCTGACAGGCCAGCAGATTCTGAAGGATCTTCCCAGGGCCCATCGACTCCGCTGCGAACAACTCCTGAGCTGCGAGCGATGCCGCTCGCTATCCGGGAGGACGACCCGGAGTGCTGTAGCCGATGTAAAAACGACTGCGTCGCTGGTCAGTGCGTATGCCCGAGGGCCTCGTTACACATCGCGTTGAGGTCCTCGATCTTGGTGCGGACTGCCTCGGGCTTCTCCTGGGGCGGGTCTTCGAGTGCGGGCTGGCCGTGGGCGTCGGGGTCGCCGACGATGACGCTCCCGATCATCCCGCCCGTTTCGTGGGGCGCGCAGTAGTAGTGGTAGACGCCCTCGGTCTCGAAGGTGTGCTCGAACGTCGCTCCCTGGTCCGACACGGAGCCGCTATCCCAGGCTGCGGCCCCGTCGGGAACGAGTTGCGGCTGGTCGTTGTCCGGGTGATAGGCAGTCGTGGTGTGGCTCCCGCTGGCCAGTTCCCACGTCACAGTGCCGCCCGACTCGACCCGGACGACGTGGGGCTCGAAGTGGAAGCCGCCGTCCTCCGTGAGCATCTTCACGTCGGCCGTTTCGGTCGGCTCACCGACCGTGTCGTCGTGGCCGTGGCTCTCACCACCGTGGTCGCTTTCCGTGTCACTATGGTCACCCTCGTCGGAATGGTGACCGGACTCGGACGTGTGATCGGCGTTGGCTTCGGTGGTGGAATCGTCAGTCGGGTCCTGATTGGTCTGTGACCCCGTACAGCCCGCCAGCCCGATCAGCATCGAGCCGCCAGTCACCTGGAGCAATCGCCGCCGCGTGAATCGGGATGGGGTAGTCATGTCATCAGTCACCTACAGATGGAAATACCGGTGGCAGACACATAGGTGAGAACCGTGGTTTGCATCGCGCGCAAAACTGCGCCTTTCTTACGTACGGTCGGCGGAGTAGCAGCAATTGCGAGGAACAGGCGTGTCCGGTGAGCCGAACACTGACGGGCTGCTGGAACTGCTCGGTGAGGAACTCGTCCGGCAGATACTGGCGGCGACGAGTCGGGAGCCTCTCTCTGTGAAGGAACTGAGCGAACAGTGTGACGTCGCCCGCTCGACGATTTACCGCCGAGTCGAGGACATGGTCGCAGCGGATCTGCTCGTCGAACGGACGCGGCTCGAAACGGACGGGAGCCATCACAGCGTCTACGCCGCGAACGTCGATCGGCTGACCGTCGATATCGACGACGGGAGCATCAGTGTCAGCGTCGCGGTCCGGGAGGGCGCATCACAGCGGTTCTCGAACATCTGGAAGGGCATCCGAGAGACTTAATCATGCACATCGAACTCGTCATCGCGAAGCTCATCACGGTCGGACTGGGATTGTTGATTACTTACCAGGCTTACAAAGGATACAGCGTCCACGACAGTCAGCCGATGCTGTACGTGGCCATCGGATTCCTGTTCATCAGCGTCGGCTCCGTCATCGAGGGCGTCCTGTTCGATCTCGTTGGGCTATCGATATTTCTGGCAGGAACCATTCAGACCGCGATCGTCGCGTGTGGGATGCTCGTGATCCTCTATTCACTGTACGGCAACATCGATACCGGGACGCAGGAAAAAGAGATCTGAGAGCCAGGTCCCGACCGCGGTCGCGAACCGAACCCACGACGCGACGATTGGCTGAAGAGTGTGTAGATTCTGGCAAGTCTCCCAAGGGCCCATCCAACCAGTGCACGTCGCCGTCAGCCTGGGTCGTTCGACCGGTCTGAAACTAACCTGCAATCACTCGCAACCACGTGGCACGAAGTGACGATTACGGTCTGGTAACCGCGTTACGCAGAGGTTCGCTAACGATTATCATGGGTGCTGGTCTCAATTCGAGACGGGTGCAACCTATGAAAACGAATACGGAAACCCGTCCCGCTCTCAGCACCGTTCACGGTGGTGAGTGGGTCGCAGGAATCGTCGGTGGTGTGGTCGGTAGCGTCCTGTTCGGGCTGATGATGCAGTACGTGATGCCCGCGCCGTTGCTCGAGATGGCGATCCCCGCGATGTACGGTATCGAGGGACCGGCACTGCTGGCGGGTTGGGCGCTCCACCTCTTCCACGGCGTGGTGCTCGGCGTCGTCTACGTCGCGCTGGTCCAGCTCGTCGGGGTTCACCAGACGGCGACTCGCGTCGGTGGCAGTCTGGGACTCGGGGTCGCGTACGGCGTGGTGACGATGGCGCTCCCGGTGTTCGTGCTGCCGCTGTGGCTCTCGGCGGTCGGCTTCGCCGGGGCGCCGCCGTTCCCGAATATCGCGATCCCGGGGACGCTCGTCAGCCTCCTCGGCCACGTCGTCTACGCGGTCTCGCTGGCCGTCACCTACGCGCTGTTCACGTCCGACTGACCGAGAACCCGCCTCCGCGGTTTTTTGACCAGAGCCGAAAATCGAGAGGAATCAGTCGCGAACGGTCACTCGGCGACCGACGAGGACCAGGCTCCCGAGCAACAGCGCGACGGCCAGGGGCAGGAGCAACTGGAATCCCGTCAGGAGGACGCCCGACGCCTGGACGCCGACCACGAGCAAGACGACGGGCCCACAGCAGGCCGTCCCCGAGAGCAGTGCCGGGACGCTCGCGAGCAGGCCCGTCGACGAGCGTCCGATCCCACAGGCCGCGGGCTGGCGCCAGACCAGGTACGTCAACGCCAGGTTCAGGCCGACAAGGGCGGCGAGTCCGAGCCCAACGAGGGTGTTCAGCGAGAACAGGTAGGTCACGGGGCCCAGGGCGACCCGGGCGACCGGCGTGAAGGAGAACGGACCGAGTTCCGGTCGCAGGAGTTTCCCCAGCGGGTCGGACACGACCAGCAGATCGAACCCGCCCAGACCCGGTGCGAGGTGGCCGATGGCCCAGAGGTACGTAACCAGATAGATCGCGGTGACGACGGTGAACACGGCCAGGCTATCGCCCCGACGGAAGACCAGCGCCGACGCCGCCCGCGTCCGCGAGAGCGCGGTCCGGACCCGGTTCCCCGCCCGGCGCTCACTCCGAGACATCGGTCTGGGGGTAGTAGCCGGCCCAGGCGAACCACATCGCGTCGAACGTGTGGACCCGGGTGAGCGGGAGCGCGTCCGGGGCGTGGCTCGTCCCGGCCGCGTCGACGAACTCGGTGCCCGACCGCTCGAACGAACGGTCGTCGGGATTCAGGTAGCCGTAGGCAGTGTCGTAGCGCTCGTCGTAGACCGCGAGGACCGGCGTCCCGCCGACCGCGGCCGTCAGCTGCCCCGTCGACCGAAGCCCGTCTTTCGAGACGGCCGCGGCACCATCGGGCGTCCGCATCCCCATCACGACGGTCTTCCGGTCGAACCGGTCGTCGCTGTTGAGCGCCGGGAACAGGAGGTCGGACCGCACGTAGTAGCCGCGCGGCGGGTTGTAAGAGCCGTACGGGTCGCGGCTGTAGTTCTTGGCGTGTCCGGTGTCCGTCGAGAGGACCCGCGTGTCCGGGTTGTGCTCGTGCCAGCGGTCCCAGGTGGTCCAGATCAGTCTGAACTCCCGGAGCGAACGGATCTCCGGGTCTTCGTTCCACGGCCCGGGAATCGACGTGGCCAGCAACTGCGGCCACCAGGTTTCGGTGTGGCGGTCGTACATTACCAGGTTGCTGTTGATGAGGCGACCGGAGACGCCGAAGGTCGTGTTCCCGCGCTCGAAGCCCTGGACGGTGCCGGTGAGCGGGCAGTACGTGACGCTGACCGGCGTGCCGGCCAGTTCGTCGTTGACGATCTCGTGCTGGGCGAGTATCTTCTGCGGGTAGGCCTTCGCGACACCGTCGCGGACGACCCCGAAGACTGGATCCTCGCCGTCGAGAAACGCCGTCTCGGACGGCTCGACGAACCGCGGCTCGTCGATCGACGGGATCCCGTCTTTCGACGGGCCGCCCGACTGGGCGGCGTCCCGGAGTTCGTCGGGCGAGGTCGGGAGCGGCAGTCGCTCGTCCGCCGTGGGAAGGGACAGCGGTTCGCTCGTCGCCTCCGTCGACGGACCGGCACAGCCGGCGACCGCGGTGAGTCCCGCTGCGGCGAGGAATGTACGTCTTGAAGTTGGCATCGTTGTGTGGGTGATAGGTGACCGGGGAACCGGTCGAGAGGCATTCGCGTGCGACCCGGACGCAGGGCCGCGGAGCGGCCGTCTCGACCGCGCGTGCGCCGGCCGTCGCCGCTCAGAACGTGATGATCTCGTAGTCGTCGTCGACGAGCGACCGGATGCTCGGGTGGCCCTCGTGGTCGTCGAGGCGGACGACGCCCGAATCGTCGACGGCGTCGGAGACGCCGAAGGCACCGGCACAGAAGTCACAGACGGACGCGTCGTCGCGAACGGCCCGATACAGGTCGTGATAGTCACTGTCTTCGGCTTCGAGTTCCGGGATCCACTCCGTTCCGGCCCCGTCGAAGATGAGTTCGACCTCGTCGCCCTCCGTCTCCGCGAACTCCTTTGCGGCTTCCAGTCCGTTGACGAGCCGCCCTGTATCTGCGGGCGATTCCGTGCCGGCGAGGATGACGATCGCTGCGTTCACCATTACTGGTTACGGTAGGACAGTGAGTTACTAAACCGTACCCGAACCTCCGGGTAACCCGATAACGCGAGCGTAACCACGGGGCGGCGTCAGTGCTGGTGGCCGTCGCCGCGGCTGAACCGGCCCGAGAAAGCGCGCTGGACGACCTCGGGCAGCGCCGGGTGGACGTGGATGGCCTCCCGGATGTCACGGACGGTCCCGGATCCCGCCGTCATCGCGACGACGACTTCCTGGATCAGCGTCGACGCCTCGGGGCCAACGATGTGACAGCCGAGGATCTCGCCCTCCGGGTCGATGATGACCTTGACGAAGCCGCTGGCGTTCATCGCGTCGCCCCGGGCCGTGTCCTCGAACCGGTAGGTGTTGGTCGCGTACTCGCGGCCGGCCTCGCGGAGTTCCCGCTCGCGTGCACCGACGCCGGCGACCTCGGGGGAGGAAAACACCGCGAAGGGCATCGCGGTGTAATCGACCGGCTCGGGGTCGCTCCCGAAGAGGTTGCGCGCGACGGCGCGGGCCTCGTGGTTCGCGCTGTGTTTCAGCAGGTACTCGCCGACCACGTCGCCCAGCGCCCAGACTCCCTCGGCCCCCGTCTGCAGGTACTCGTCCGTCTCGACGAATCCCCGGTCGTCGGTCTCGACGCCCGTCGCCGCCGGGTTCAGCGCGTCCGTGTTCGGCCGCCGTCCCGCGGCGACGAGGAGTTCGTCACCCGTCACGGTGACGCCGCCCTCGTCGGCGACGATCCCGCCGTCCTCGCCGTACTCGTAGGGCTGTGCCTCCAGGGTGATCGTCCCATCGGATTCCGAGACGGCCGTGGCCGCGTGGCCGGTGTGGACGGTGAACCGTGCCGCGTACCGATCGGTGAAGGCCGCGGCGACCTCCGCGTCGGCCGTCGGGAGCAGAGTCGGCCGCCGACCGACGATGGTCACGTCGCTGCCGAAGGTCCCGAAGAAGTGGCCGAGTTCGGCCGCGATGTACCCCCCGCCGACGATCACGAGGTGATCGGGCGGCGACTCCACCTGGAGCGCGTCCGTACTCGTCATGTAGGGCACCTCCTCGATGCCGTCGATATCGGGGATCGACGGTCGCGTCCCCGTCGCGATCAGGACCGTCTCCGCCCGGAGCCGGGTGCCCTCGTCCTCGCCGCTTGCGATCTCGACGGTCCGGTCGTCGACGAACCGCCCCTCGCCCTCGAACAACTCGTGCTGGGACGACGATCGGAGGCCGCTGCGGATCGACGCCGCGTCCTCCCCGACTTCCTCGTTGACTTTTCGGACGATGTCGGCGAAGGCGACGTCCTCGACGGTGGTCTCGATGTCGAACTCGTCGGCGCGCTCGATCGTCTCGAGCACGTCCGCGTGGTAGAGCAGGTGTTTCGAGGGGATGCAGCCGCGGTTGAGACAGGTCCCACCGAGCGGGCCCTTCTCGACGACGGCGACCGATTGCCCCTGGTTGGCCGCGACGTTCGCGACCTCGAGTCCGG
Above is a genomic segment from Halorientalis sp. LT38 containing:
- a CDS encoding DUF6293 family protein, with the protein product MREIREVHVAPLGYEYDRILEPARTYDADEVYLLAPENATEHAHYHDDLAAELEAEGVEVAWRSVDLHDVYAVLGIVTTITAEHADDIVRVNVASGAKLADIGCAIACMATDATAYYVHPEDHVPPLDREPLTEGVADVEVLPSYPVETPTTDQVAVMNYVQEATTQAYTPKKSDLIEYSEEAALSYVVEANPANDKAKFALLNTHIVEPLVERGYLEVESVGRQKQVGLTDTGENALRAFRHKLRDR
- a CDS encoding UPF0175 family protein, encoding MKQELAVSLYARDILSFGKARALADLSKREFHELLGEREIPRHYTDAELAEDLEYAR
- a CDS encoding plastocyanin/azurin family copper-binding protein — translated: MTTPSRFTRRRLLQVTGGSMLIGLAGCTGSQTNQDPTDDSTTEANADHTSESGHHSDEGDHSDTESDHGGESHGHDDTVGEPTETADVKMLTEDGGFHFEPHVVRVESGGTVTWELASGSHTTTAYHPDNDQPQLVPDGAAAWDSGSVSDQGATFEHTFETEGVYHYYCAPHETGGMIGSVIVGDPDAHGQPALEDPPQEKPEAVRTKIEDLNAMCNEALGHTH
- a CDS encoding ArsR/SmtB family transcription factor, whose translation is MSGEPNTDGLLELLGEELVRQILAATSREPLSVKELSEQCDVARSTIYRRVEDMVAADLLVERTRLETDGSHHSVYAANVDRLTVDIDDGSISVSVAVREGASQRFSNIWKGIRET
- a CDS encoding DUF7521 family protein, with the protein product MHIELVIAKLITVGLGLLITYQAYKGYSVHDSQPMLYVAIGFLFISVGSVIEGVLFDLVGLSIFLAGTIQTAIVACGMLVILYSLYGNIDTGTQEKEI
- a CDS encoding histidine kinase, which produces MVGSVLFGLMMQYVMPAPLLEMAIPAMYGIEGPALLAGWALHLFHGVVLGVVYVALVQLVGVHQTATRVGGSLGLGVAYGVVTMALPVFVLPLWLSAVGFAGAPPFPNIAIPGTLVSLLGHVVYAVSLAVTYALFTSD
- a CDS encoding DUF3179 domain-containing protein; translated protein: MPTSRRTFLAAAGLTAVAGCAGPSTEATSEPLSLPTADERLPLPTSPDELRDAAQSGGPSKDGIPSIDEPRFVEPSETAFLDGEDPVFGVVRDGVAKAYPQKILAQHEIVNDELAGTPVSVTYCPLTGTVQGFERGNTTFGVSGRLINSNLVMYDRHTETWWPQLLATSIPGPWNEDPEIRSLREFRLIWTTWDRWHEHNPDTRVLSTDTGHAKNYSRDPYGSYNPPRGYYVRSDLLFPALNSDDRFDRKTVVMGMRTPDGAAAVSKDGLRSTGQLTAAVGGTPVLAVYDERYDTAYGYLNPDDRSFERSGTEFVDAAGTSHAPDALPLTRVHTFDAMWFAWAGYYPQTDVSE
- a CDS encoding dihydrolipoyl dehydrogenase, which codes for MEEFDFLVIGSGSGLEVANVAANQGQSVAVVEKGPLGGTCLNRGCIPSKHLLYHADVLETIERADEFDIETTVEDVAFADIVRKVNEEVGEDAASIRSGLRSSSQHELFEGEGRFVDDRTVEIASGEDEGTRLRAETVLIATGTRPSIPDIDGIEEVPYMTSTDALQVESPPDHLVIVGGGYIAAELGHFFGTFGSDVTIVGRRPTLLPTADAEVAAAFTDRYAARFTVHTGHAATAVSESDGTITLEAQPYEYGEDGGIVADEGGVTVTGDELLVAAGRRPNTDALNPAATGVETDDRGFVETDEYLQTGAEGVWALGDVVGEYLLKHSANHEARAVARNLFGSDPEPVDYTAMPFAVFSSPEVAGVGARERELREAGREYATNTYRFEDTARGDAMNASGFVKVIIDPEGEILGCHIVGPEASTLIQEVVVAMTAGSGTVRDIREAIHVHPALPEVVQRAFSGRFSRGDGHQH